A section of the Oncorhynchus tshawytscha isolate Ot180627B unplaced genomic scaffold, Otsh_v2.0 Un_contig_1217_pilon_pilon, whole genome shotgun sequence genome encodes:
- the LOC121844492 gene encoding ras GTPase-activating protein 3-like translates to MCVWCVCVCVCVCVCVLLTVSLCSVLECQGLPIVNGQCDPYAAVSLLGPSRSEAKKTKVKRKTNNPQFDETFYFEVTRPLSHTKRQFDVEEEGVDKLALRVDLWNASNLKFGDEFLGGVRVPLRALGQAGVHDAW, encoded by the exons atgtgtgtgtggtgtgtgtgtgtgtgtgtgtgtgtgtgtgtgtgtgtgttactaacagtctctctctgcagtgtgttggAGTGCCAGGGCCTGCCCATCGTGAATGGACAGTGTGATCCGTACGCTGCGGTATCCCTGCTGGGCCCATCCAG ATCAGAAGCTAAGAAGACCAAGGTGAAAAGGAAAACCAACAACCCCCAGTTTGATGAGACtttctactttgag GTGACACGACCTCTTAGTCACACCAAGAGACAGtttgatgtggaggaggagggtgttgACAAGCTGGCTCTGAG GGTTGACCTGTGGAATGCCAGTAACCTGAAGTTTGGGGATGAGTTCCTGGGAGGGGTCAGAGTTCCTCTGAGGGCCCTGGGACAGGCTGGGGTCCACGACGCATGGTga